From Oncorhynchus tshawytscha isolate Ot180627B linkage group LG11, Otsh_v2.0, whole genome shotgun sequence, the proteins below share one genomic window:
- the LOC112261640 gene encoding growth/differentiation factor 6-A-like, translating to MILTQSKEQGEFPKSSNPSNFLIYSYRPLKMDPIRAAVPLLWLSLCFGNILEAAVLGSLQYPSGADDNGLVSHLDERSRREPTAVSRKDPPINDTIVPHEYMVSLYRTLSEIESRGLNSSAPRTARLANTVTSFVDQGKDHSSWGSGQRYLFDLSSLSRTDELVEAELRILRKPPLDLLPVLTWGRNLYRLLLYTCSSEGNSGRRLLDSRTVDVLDGEPPKWDVFDVWASVKARRRSHRTAAGNDLLVACFDLLVVSELTKEAANPLTVGLQRQSRQPQERALLVAFSRTRRKENLFKEIREQIKAVRGDMGFLDPLDLSGDVVGHLSRRRRRRTALTSRSIGGAGGGGGGGVGVGGGGRSGGGSGRRKTRCSRRQLHVNFKELGWDDWIIAPLDYEAHHCEGVCDFPLRSHLEPTNHAIIQTLMNSMDPDSSPPSCCVPSKLSPISILYIDSGNNVVYKQYEDMVVESCGCR from the exons CTGAAAATGGATCCTATTAGGGCTGCTGTTCCTTTGCTATGGCTTTCCCTGTGCTTTGGGAATATTCTGGAGGCAGCGGTACTTGGATCATTGCAGTACCCCTCCGGTGCGGATGATAACGGGCTTGTATCACATCTGGATGAGCGGAGTCGCAGAGAGCCGACAGCGGTGTCCAGGAAAGACCCTCCGATAAATGATACTATCGTCCCCCATGAGTATATGGTATCTCTATACAGGACACTATCtgagatagagagcagagggcTTAACAGCAGTGCTCCTCGCACCGCAAGACTCGCCAACACCGTGACCAGTTTCGTGGATCAAGGAAAAG ATCACTCCTCCTGGGGAAGTGGCCAGCGCTATCTCTTCGatctctccagtctgtccaggACTGATGAGCTTGtggaggcagaactgaggatCCTGAGAAAGCCACCGCTGGATCTCCTTCCTGTGCTGACATGGGGCAGGAATCTTTATCGCCTCCTCCTCTACACTTGTTCGTCTGAGGGGAACTCTGGAAGACGGCTGCTGGATTCCAGGACAGTCGACGTTCTGGATGGCGAGCCTCCCAAATGGGATGTATTTGATGTGTGGGCAAGCGTGAAGGCTCGACGAAGGAGCCACAGGACAGCAGCGGGCAATGACCTCCTTGTGGCCTGCTTTGACCTGCTGGTCGTTTCGGAGTTGACCAAAGAGGCAGCCAACCCTCTTACAGTAGGGCTGCAACGCCAGTCTCGGCAGCCCCAGGAGAGGGCCTTGCTGGTGGCTTTTTCTCGCACCCGCAGGAAAGAAAACCTGTTCAAGGAGATCAGGGAGCAGATAAAGGCAGTGCGAGGAGACATGGGTTTTCTGGATCCTTTGGACCTCTCTGGTGACGTGGTTGGTCACCTATCCAGGCGTCGCAGACGCCGGACTGCCCTGACCAGCAGATCTATAGGTGGAgctggtgggggaggaggaggaggcgtcggtgttggaggaggaggaaggagtggTGGAGGCAGCGGGCGCAGGAAGACTCGATGCAGCCGCAGGCAGCTCCACGTCAACTTCAAGGAGTTGGGCTGGGACGACTGGATCATCGCACCGCTGGATTACGAGGCGCACCACTGTGAGGGCGTGTGTGACTTTCCGCTGCGCTCACACCTGGAACCAACAAATCACGCCATCATTCAGACACTTATGAACTCTATGGACCCTGACTCCAGCCCGCCCAGCTGCTGTGTCCCCTCCAAACTCAGCCCCATCAGCatcctctacattgactctggcAACAATGTGGTCTACAAGCAGTATGAGGACATGGTGGTGGAGAGCTGTGGCTGCAGGTAG